Within the Deinococcus cellulosilyticus NBRC 106333 = KACC 11606 genome, the region TGACCCCCGGCTTCGAGATGAAGAGCGGTTCTGCCCTCTACAGCCGCGTCACCGCACTGGCTCCCGCCACCGTGGCTCCAGACAACTACTACAGCACGGTGCTGTGGACCAACACCGGCAGCAAGTCCGGACAGCTGTACCAGCAGTACAAAGCAGAATCCACCACCGTCATCAAGTAAAATCCTTCAGGCCCATCCCCCTCTGGACATCCAGAGGGGTTTTTGCTTTTCAAGAGGAGGATTTCATTTTCTGATGTGCTCTGAACCAGTAAAGTGATCCCATGATTCGAGCGGTGTCCATGATCAGCAATGAACAGCCTGACTGGCAGAAAAATCCAGAAAGTGTCTGGGTGGATGTTTTGTCCCCCACCCCTGAAGAAATTGATGAATTGAAAAGGGTGTTTACCCTGAACCCTCTCGCCCTGGAGGATGCCCTCACTGAAGGACAGTGGAGCCGTTTTGAGTACTACCGTGAACATGCATTTCTGGTGTACCGGACGCTCAAAACCAATGGCAAATGCAACGATGACACCGAGAGGGTGAGCCTGTTCTGGTATCCTGAAACAGACACCCTGGTCACCCTGCGCCTCAGGGAAGTGGGCTACCTCAATGAAGTCTGGCAGACCTTTGAACCTGTCACGCACGGCATTGAGGAACGGGTCATCTACAACCTGCTCTCCAGAGGGGCAGACAATTTCTTCGACTTCACCGACGCCCTCAAAGAAGAAACCGACACCCTTGAGGAGTCGATGTTTCAGCACCAGAATTCCCAGAACCTGATCAAGCAGGTGTTCCACTACAAGCACCTGATCATGACTGCCAGAAGGCTGGTCAGCAGTGCCCGTGAGAGTGTTGCTGCCTTCTCACGACACTCCAGCCTGATTGGGGAAGAAACCAACCGCAACACCACAGAAGAACTTGCGCTTTACCTGCGGGACATTGTGGATCTGCTGTCTCGCACCTACGAATCCCTCGATTCCTCCCGTGAAGTGCTGACCAGTGTCCTGGACGTGAACCTGACCGTTCAGAGCAACAAAATGAATGAGGTCATGAAGACCCTCACCACGGTGTCCACCATCTTCTTGCCCCTGACTTTCCTCGCAGGGGTGTGGGGGATGAATTTCGAGCACATGCCAGAACTCAAGTGGCCCCTGGGTTACGTGTTTGCCTGGCTGTCTTTTCTGGTGCTGGGTGTGGGCCTGGCCTGGTACTTCAGAAAAAGGGGCTGGTGGTGAGCCCGGCTCTGAACCTCAATCCTGACGCTGGAATTTCAACAGCAGGCCGTTCTTGTCATCTGTGAAGTAAAAGCCTCCATCTGGAGCAAAGGAGATGTCCACCGGAGCCCCCTGCTTCTGTCCGGGTTTGGTGTCCCAGTCCCACACCACATTCTGCAACTTGCCTGAGGGAATGCCTTTCCCATTGACCTGATACATCACAATGCGGTGCCCATTGGAACGGTAGCCATGCAGGCCCACCACCACAGTGTTCTGAAGCACAGGATAGGCATTTTCGGGAGCATATGCGATCCCCAGAGGTGCACCATGCCCTGGAAGCAAAACAGCAGGCTTGATGCTGTTCTGGCACTTGAAACTGGGAAATTCAGGTGCATTCTGCTGGTTGTCGTAACAGTAAGGCCATCCGTAGAACCCTCCCTTTTGCACGACATTCAGTTCATCGTGGGGAAGGTCTTCATCTGGCACTTTCAGGAGGCTGCCCAGCGCATCCCGACTGTTCTCAGCCTGCAGCAGGGTTCCTGATGGGTGCAGGGCCAGACCCATCGAATTTCTCAGGCCTTTTGCCAGGGTGAGTGATCCGGTCACTTTCCCCCCACCCTTCCAGTCCAGGGTGAACTGTTTCAGCAGGGAGCGGGTGCTGGTTTCACTGCAGGAGGCTTTGCCCTTCTGGTTCTCGCAATTGTCGGTCGAAGACCCATAATTGACCACCAGATTCTTCTGCGCATCAAAAACAAAGGACTTCAGTGGATGACGACCAGAATCGGGCAGGGAAGAGACCACCACAGTTCTGGCTGCAGGATTTTTAAGATCAAACCGGATGATTCTGCTGTCCTCGCCAACATATATCCGACCATCTGGACCCTGACGGATGCCGTGCGGGCGGTCCAGACCCTGCAGGTAACGTTTGATGGATTTCCCTGGAGTGACCTGTGCCACAGCTCCCAGATTGTTCCCCCAGCCTCCCATTTCCACCACCAGGACCGTGCTGTCTTTCAGGGCAAGGACCCCTCTGGGAAACTTGAGGTTCTTCTGGACAATGGCAACACAATACCCTTCTGGTGTTTTCACATTCAGGGCAACAAAATCTCCACAGGATGCAGCAGATGCTGATCCCATCAAACCGACGGTCATCAGCCAGACAGTGACTGCCCTCATGCCCGGGTGA harbors:
- the corA gene encoding magnesium/cobalt transporter CorA — protein: MIRAVSMISNEQPDWQKNPESVWVDVLSPTPEEIDELKRVFTLNPLALEDALTEGQWSRFEYYREHAFLVYRTLKTNGKCNDDTERVSLFWYPETDTLVTLRLREVGYLNEVWQTFEPVTHGIEERVIYNLLSRGADNFFDFTDALKEETDTLEESMFQHQNSQNLIKQVFHYKHLIMTARRLVSSARESVAAFSRHSSLIGEETNRNTTEELALYLRDIVDLLSRTYESLDSSREVLTSVLDVNLTVQSNKMNEVMKTLTTVSTIFLPLTFLAGVWGMNFEHMPELKWPLGYVFAWLSFLVLGVGLAWYFRKRGWW
- a CDS encoding PQQ-dependent sugar dehydrogenase — its product is MRAVTVWLMTVGLMGSASAASCGDFVALNVKTPEGYCVAIVQKNLKFPRGVLALKDSTVLVVEMGGWGNNLGAVAQVTPGKSIKRYLQGLDRPHGIRQGPDGRIYVGEDSRIIRFDLKNPAARTVVVSSLPDSGRHPLKSFVFDAQKNLVVNYGSSTDNCENQKGKASCSETSTRSLLKQFTLDWKGGGKVTGSLTLAKGLRNSMGLALHPSGTLLQAENSRDALGSLLKVPDEDLPHDELNVVQKGGFYGWPYCYDNQQNAPEFPSFKCQNSIKPAVLLPGHGAPLGIAYAPENAYPVLQNTVVVGLHGYRSNGHRIVMYQVNGKGIPSGKLQNVVWDWDTKPGQKQGAPVDISFAPDGGFYFTDDKNGLLLKFQRQD